The Ralstonia wenshanensis genome includes a region encoding these proteins:
- a CDS encoding ABC transporter permease, which translates to MQTETLSMPATTDISNRAPVYSTPVAFERIGVVEKPLSIAERLYEQAWLRKLVILVVLALVWEGGARWLDNPLLMPTFSDTVQALWAGLASGTLFARIGTSMQTLLAGYALGLALSCALVVLGISNRLGQDFLETLTAMFNPLPAIALLPIALVWFGLGNGSLIFVIVHSVVWAVSLNTHAGFLSVSNTLRMVGRNYGLSGMGYLTKILIPAAFPSILTGLKIGWAFAWRTLIASELVFGVSSGQGGLGWYIYENKNQLQIPEVFAGLLTVIIIGLLVENLVFRTLEARTVKRWGMQN; encoded by the coding sequence ATGCAGACTGAAACCCTTTCCATGCCGGCCACCACCGACATCAGCAACCGCGCGCCCGTCTACAGCACGCCCGTGGCGTTCGAGCGCATCGGCGTGGTGGAAAAACCGCTCTCCATTGCCGAGCGCCTGTACGAGCAGGCATGGTTGCGCAAGCTCGTCATCCTCGTCGTGCTGGCACTCGTGTGGGAAGGCGGAGCGCGCTGGCTCGACAACCCGCTGCTGATGCCGACCTTCTCCGACACCGTGCAGGCGCTGTGGGCAGGGCTGGCCAGCGGCACACTGTTCGCTCGCATCGGCACGTCAATGCAAACGCTGCTGGCGGGCTACGCGCTTGGCCTGGCCCTGTCGTGCGCATTGGTGGTACTGGGCATCAGCAACCGGCTCGGGCAGGACTTCCTGGAAACGCTCACGGCCATGTTCAACCCGCTGCCCGCCATTGCGCTGCTGCCTATCGCACTCGTGTGGTTTGGTCTCGGCAACGGCAGCCTGATCTTCGTGATCGTGCATTCCGTGGTGTGGGCGGTGTCGCTCAACACGCATGCCGGCTTTCTGTCGGTATCGAACACGCTGCGCATGGTGGGCCGCAACTACGGGCTATCCGGCATGGGGTACCTGACCAAGATCCTGATCCCAGCCGCGTTCCCCTCCATCCTCACCGGCCTGAAGATCGGCTGGGCATTCGCATGGCGCACGTTGATCGCATCGGAACTGGTGTTTGGCGTGAGTTCCGGCCAGGGCGGCCTCGGCTGGTACATCTACGAGAACAAGAACCAGCTGCAGATTCCCGAAGTCTTTGCGGGTCTGTTGACGGTGATCATCATCGGCCTGCTGGTAGAGAACCTGGTATTCCGCACGCTTGAAGCCCGGACCGTCAAACGCTGGGGCATGCAGAACTAA
- a CDS encoding ABC transporter substrate-binding protein encodes MQQTRRNILRLTMAATLAASLLGSTISTAHAEATEVRISHGYGILYLPIMVMASEHLLEKQAKAAGLGDVKVNYRILDGGNVINDAMLSGALDIASLGVPGFLTLWDKTRGSAMEVRGLSSLSSSSMYLMTRNPNVKTLADFSDKDRIAVPGIKTSLPAVVLQMAAAKTFGDKQFNKLDPITVPLPHPDATAVMLAGGSQINSHMASPPFSYTEAAAPGLHRVFNTVDVLGNITLDMTYTSKKFYEANPKLSAAFVAALDEANALIAKDKTKAAQIYIAQSKVKSSPEDVKKILDDPDSRFTTTPVGVAHYAEFMQRVGTLKNKPASWKDVFFPTVQNRPGS; translated from the coding sequence ATGCAGCAAACACGCCGTAACATCCTCCGCCTGACCATGGCCGCCACACTGGCCGCATCGCTCCTGGGCAGCACCATCAGCACCGCCCACGCAGAAGCCACCGAAGTCCGCATCTCCCACGGCTACGGCATCCTCTACCTCCCCATCATGGTGATGGCCAGCGAGCACCTGCTGGAGAAGCAAGCCAAGGCCGCCGGCCTGGGCGACGTCAAGGTCAACTACCGCATCCTCGATGGCGGCAACGTCATCAACGACGCCATGCTCTCGGGCGCGCTGGACATCGCCTCGCTGGGCGTGCCGGGCTTCCTCACGCTGTGGGACAAGACCCGCGGCAGCGCGATGGAAGTGCGCGGGCTGTCGTCGCTCAGCTCATCGTCGATGTACCTGATGACGCGCAACCCGAACGTGAAGACGCTGGCCGATTTCTCCGACAAGGACCGCATTGCCGTGCCCGGCATCAAGACCTCGCTGCCGGCCGTGGTGCTGCAGATGGCTGCCGCCAAGACCTTCGGCGACAAGCAATTCAACAAGCTTGACCCGATCACCGTGCCGCTGCCGCACCCCGACGCCACCGCCGTCATGCTGGCCGGCGGCAGCCAGATCAACAGCCACATGGCCTCGCCGCCGTTCTCGTACACCGAGGCCGCGGCCCCCGGCCTGCACCGCGTGTTCAACACGGTTGACGTGCTCGGCAACATCACGCTGGACATGACCTACACCAGCAAGAAGTTCTACGAGGCCAACCCGAAGCTGTCGGCGGCATTCGTGGCCGCTCTGGATGAAGCCAACGCCCTCATCGCCAAGGACAAGACCAAGGCGGCGCAGATCTACATTGCGCAATCGAAGGTGAAGAGTTCACCGGAAGACGTGAAGAAGATCCTGGACGATCCGGATTCGCGCTTCACGACCACGCCGGTGGGCGTCGCGCACTATGCTGAATTCATGCAGCGCGTGGGCACGCTCAAGAACAAGCCCGCGTCGTGGAAGGACGTCTTCTTCCCGACGGTGCAGAACCGGCCGGGTTCGTAA
- a CDS encoding DUF488 domain-containing protein yields MALRIVRLGEPRHPGEGLRIGTVRRPPRGVPKEEFASRDFYDVWMPLLSPTPELVKQAQAAQTAHDEKGWQTFVRHFRTEMRDGDAARLLDMLAALSHQTNLSVGCYCEDEAHCHRSVLRALLKERGAKLDD; encoded by the coding sequence ATGGCACTACGCATCGTCCGGCTCGGCGAGCCGCGTCACCCCGGTGAGGGCTTGCGCATCGGCACCGTGCGGCGCCCACCGCGCGGCGTGCCGAAGGAAGAATTCGCCAGCCGCGATTTCTACGACGTGTGGATGCCGCTGCTCTCGCCCACGCCCGAACTGGTCAAGCAGGCGCAGGCCGCGCAAACCGCGCACGACGAGAAGGGCTGGCAAACCTTCGTACGCCACTTCCGCACCGAAATGCGCGACGGTGATGCAGCGCGCCTGCTCGACATGCTGGCCGCGCTATCGCACCAGACCAACCTGTCGGTCGGCTGCTATTGCGAGGATGAAGCGCATTGCCATCGGTCAGTACTGCGCGCGTTGTTGAAGGAGCGTGGCGCGAAGCTGGACGACTGA
- a CDS encoding DUF1059 domain-containing protein: MGRRYIDCRAFPSETNCSVAISADSDAELLEAAVQHAVSVHKHTDSPELRAQLQTLFQDGTPAVAPPKMATA; encoded by the coding sequence ATGGGCCGCCGCTACATCGATTGCCGCGCCTTCCCCAGCGAGACCAACTGCTCGGTCGCCATCAGCGCCGACAGCGATGCCGAACTGCTGGAGGCGGCCGTGCAGCATGCCGTTTCCGTGCACAAGCACACCGATTCGCCCGAGTTGCGGGCGCAACTGCAAACCCTTTTCCAGGACGGCACCCCTGCCGTGGCGCCACCAAAGATGGCCACTGCCTGA
- a CDS encoding helix-turn-helix transcriptional regulator has protein sequence MPHLSVASSHASATVLRQCYVAACAGDATGVMNVLRDACGANHAAALIRWRVDGRWHWAASRGACSADVLLHAVRGDGVETWPVVDAEVRGAVWLDYRKSGVPQHLQHGAAPQALLPHFAQALPLCWQRVAARTGFSPAQPASLWLTDAFHLTRREADVADLLASGSDPACIARTLGISLDTVRTHLKHVYRKTNTHSQCDVVRLMLALSARR, from the coding sequence ATGCCGCATCTTTCTGTTGCCTCATCGCATGCCTCGGCAACCGTGCTGCGCCAGTGCTACGTGGCGGCGTGCGCGGGCGATGCTACGGGCGTGATGAACGTGCTGCGCGATGCGTGCGGCGCAAACCATGCAGCGGCCCTGATCCGATGGCGCGTCGATGGAAGGTGGCACTGGGCGGCGTCACGCGGCGCATGCTCGGCCGACGTGCTGCTGCATGCGGTGCGCGGTGATGGTGTGGAGACCTGGCCCGTGGTCGATGCCGAAGTGCGCGGCGCGGTGTGGCTCGATTACCGCAAGTCGGGCGTGCCGCAACACCTGCAGCATGGTGCGGCGCCACAAGCCTTGCTGCCGCACTTTGCGCAAGCACTGCCGTTGTGCTGGCAACGCGTTGCTGCACGCACAGGCTTCTCGCCTGCGCAGCCGGCCAGCCTGTGGTTGACCGATGCATTCCACCTGACGCGCCGCGAAGCCGATGTGGCCGATCTGCTCGCAAGCGGCTCGGACCCAGCCTGCATTGCCCGCACGCTGGGCATTTCACTCGACACGGTGCGCACGCACCTCAAGCACGTCTATCGCAAGACCAACACGCACAGCCAGTGCGATGTGGTGCGGCTGATGCTGGCGCTGTCTGCGCGTCGGTAG
- a CDS encoding multidrug/biocide efflux PACE transporter yields MQVIQKTPAERLVHALTFELVAMLICAPLFSWLMDLPLAEMGVMTLMFAAVAMVWNMVFNAIFERVERRYKLSRTVVLRVVHACLFEGGLVLMLVPLAAWWLDVGLWEAFVLDIGIMLLFLPYTFFFNLAYDHVRARLMSRRALA; encoded by the coding sequence ATGCAAGTCATACAAAAAACGCCAGCCGAGCGCCTTGTCCATGCGCTGACGTTCGAGTTGGTTGCCATGCTGATCTGTGCCCCGCTGTTTAGCTGGCTGATGGATCTGCCGTTGGCCGAAATGGGCGTGATGACGCTCATGTTTGCGGCGGTGGCGATGGTGTGGAACATGGTGTTCAACGCCATCTTCGAGCGCGTGGAGCGTCGCTACAAGCTCTCGCGTACCGTGGTCCTGCGGGTGGTGCATGCGTGCCTGTTCGAGGGCGGGTTAGTCTTGATGCTGGTGCCGCTGGCTGCCTGGTGGCTCGACGTGGGTCTGTGGGAAGCGTTTGTGCTCGACATCGGCATCATGCTGCTGTTTCTGCCGTACACGTTCTTCTTCAACCTTGCGTATGACCACGTGCGCGCGCGCTTGATGTCGCGCCGAGCGCTGGCCTGA
- a CDS encoding LysR family transcriptional regulator, with translation MRHSPEALLAFAEAATLGSFSAAARKLGKRQSTVSEAIANLEIDLGLTLFDRSTRQPTLTEAGHAMLTQVRRVLDASAQMDRLAAQMAGGLEARLTLVVSDTYQSDRYEQTLATLEQRYPDLELECLIAEHEDVVDIIQLGRAQIGLVAAQAAYPADIGWATIAEQSEIGLFVGLQHPLARYGDEEVPHAILREARELRLNTFVDPTGPRTDAVPVRSLRRWSAPSYLMLLEMAVLGFGWTELPRWLVDHFAADRLHEVRARGWPRLVPVDAVWSRNRTLGQAGAWLLETMLAG, from the coding sequence ATGCGTCATTCGCCCGAAGCCTTGCTGGCCTTTGCCGAAGCCGCCACGCTCGGTTCCTTTTCCGCCGCAGCCCGCAAATTGGGCAAGCGGCAGTCCACGGTCAGCGAGGCGATCGCCAATCTTGAAATCGACCTGGGCCTGACGCTCTTCGACCGCAGCACGCGCCAGCCCACGTTGACCGAAGCGGGCCACGCGATGCTCACCCAGGTGCGCCGCGTGCTCGACGCCAGCGCGCAGATGGACCGACTGGCGGCGCAAATGGCCGGTGGCCTGGAGGCGCGCCTGACGCTCGTCGTGTCGGACACCTATCAGTCGGACCGGTATGAGCAGACGCTCGCCACGCTGGAGCAGCGTTACCCCGACCTCGAACTCGAATGCCTGATCGCCGAACACGAAGACGTGGTCGATATCATCCAGCTGGGCCGTGCCCAGATCGGCCTGGTAGCGGCGCAGGCAGCATATCCGGCCGATATCGGCTGGGCCACCATTGCAGAGCAATCGGAGATCGGGCTGTTCGTGGGGCTGCAGCACCCGCTCGCCCGATACGGTGACGAGGAAGTGCCGCACGCCATACTGCGCGAGGCGCGCGAGCTACGGTTGAACACGTTCGTCGATCCGACGGGGCCGCGCACCGACGCGGTGCCCGTGCGCAGCCTGCGCCGCTGGTCTGCGCCGAGCTACCTGATGCTGCTGGAAATGGCCGTGCTGGGCTTCGGATGGACGGAGCTGCCGCGCTGGCTGGTAGACCACTTTGCGGCAGACCGATTGCATGAAGTGCGTGCACGGGGCTGGCCCCGCCTCGTGCCTGTCGACGCCGTATGGTCACGCAATCGCACGCTGGGGCAGGCCGGCGCCTGGCTGCTGGAAACGATGCTGGCGGGCTAG
- a CDS encoding flagellar brake protein, whose protein sequence is MTLQKTRQLTQEDVPVGQPLPFPLADSGGHLLLPAGAVVPDAEDVRLLFHHGPVLALDEGEGVEVAAPAAPGEAKPRLASSGLSVGTVLQVQEKSAPMRGLLPCRLIGYIEGEAVFVTQPADGKRTLRPEVRDILLLRGFSGRAVVTMMCSVVSVGQFPSPYLVLSAPIKMQKMPLRRAKRVQVRIGARLRPEGQAASAADRVAVIRDICLNGALVQSASAAFQPGDRLSVDFSAYVDGQLESFSLTGRVASGSPALGAPASAFPSFGMEFSLTKEQTAQLSHLIIDRLDENA, encoded by the coding sequence ATGACCCTGCAAAAAACGCGGCAACTCACCCAGGAAGACGTGCCGGTCGGCCAGCCGCTGCCGTTCCCACTGGCCGATAGCGGGGGCCACCTGCTGCTGCCCGCCGGCGCCGTGGTTCCGGATGCCGAAGACGTCCGCCTCCTGTTTCATCACGGCCCGGTGCTGGCATTGGATGAAGGCGAGGGCGTTGAGGTTGCTGCACCTGCGGCGCCCGGTGAAGCCAAGCCCCGCCTCGCGTCGAGCGGTCTGAGCGTGGGGACCGTCCTGCAGGTGCAGGAGAAATCCGCACCGATGCGCGGCCTGCTGCCGTGCCGCCTGATCGGCTACATCGAAGGTGAGGCGGTGTTCGTCACGCAGCCGGCCGACGGCAAGCGCACGCTGCGCCCGGAGGTTCGGGACATCCTCTTGCTGCGCGGATTTTCCGGCCGCGCGGTCGTTACCATGATGTGCAGCGTGGTGTCGGTGGGGCAATTTCCTTCGCCGTACCTCGTGCTGTCTGCGCCGATCAAGATGCAGAAAATGCCGCTGCGCCGCGCCAAGCGTGTGCAGGTCCGGATCGGTGCCCGCTTGCGCCCCGAAGGGCAGGCGGCTTCAGCGGCAGATCGCGTGGCGGTGATCCGCGATATCTGCCTGAATGGCGCGCTTGTGCAAAGTGCCAGCGCGGCATTTCAGCCCGGCGACAGGCTGTCTGTCGATTTCAGTGCCTACGTGGATGGTCAGCTGGAGTCGTTCTCCCTGACGGGCCGCGTGGCGAGCGGGTCGCCCGCGCTGGGGGCGCCTGCATCTGCGTTTCCGTCGTTCGGCATGGAGTTTTCGCTGACGAAGGAGCAGACGGCGCAGCTTTCGCACCTGATCATCGATCGGCTCGACGAAAACGCATGA
- a CDS encoding RidA family protein produces the protein MSASGHAAPGDARYVNAPDLRPPAGHYSHAVCANGFVFLAGQIPVTPAGEKLVEAPFETQVRQVLSNLDAVLAAAGTDRSRLVQVRVYVTDMETHWPAFDALYRAWIGDLRPARAVVPVPTLHYGLAVEIEATALAGDANACA, from the coding sequence ATGAGCGCTTCCGGCCATGCCGCCCCCGGCGACGCTCGCTATGTCAACGCGCCGGATTTGCGACCCCCGGCGGGGCACTACTCGCATGCGGTCTGTGCCAATGGTTTTGTGTTCTTGGCCGGGCAGATTCCGGTGACGCCGGCAGGCGAAAAGCTCGTCGAAGCGCCGTTCGAGACGCAGGTGCGGCAGGTCCTCTCCAACCTGGACGCCGTGCTTGCCGCTGCCGGCACCGACCGCTCGCGTCTGGTGCAGGTGCGCGTGTACGTGACTGACATGGAGACGCACTGGCCCGCGTTCGATGCGCTCTACCGCGCGTGGATCGGTGACCTCCGCCCGGCGCGCGCCGTGGTGCCGGTGCCGACGCTGCACTACGGTCTGGCAGTGGAAATCGAAGCGACGGCACTGGCGGGGGATGCAAACGCTTGCGCTTGA
- a CDS encoding threo-3-hydroxy-L-aspartate ammonia-lyase yields the protein MSLPISYDDVVAAHARLQGVAHKTPVLTSATANAMTGAELFFKAESFQRMGAFKFRGAYNALSQFTPEQRKAGVITFSSGNHAQAIALSAKLLGMRAVIVMPKDAPVVKVEATRGYGGEVVFFDRYTEDREAIGRKLAEEQSLTLIPPYDHPHVMAGQGTAAKELIEEVGPLDVLLAPLGGGGLLSGCATAARALNPACKIFGVEPEAGNDGQQSFRKGEIVHIGTPKTLADGAQTQHLGNYTFAVIRELVDDIITVSDAELVSAMQFFASRMKAVVEPTGCLAAAAALNGKVDVRGKRVGVILSGGNVDLQLFAKLVLGAA from the coding sequence ATGAGCCTGCCCATTTCCTACGACGACGTTGTTGCCGCGCACGCGCGCCTGCAGGGCGTTGCCCACAAGACGCCCGTGCTGACGTCAGCAACCGCCAATGCCATGACCGGCGCCGAGCTGTTCTTCAAGGCTGAGAGCTTCCAGCGCATGGGTGCGTTCAAGTTTCGCGGCGCGTACAACGCGCTGTCGCAATTCACGCCGGAGCAGCGCAAGGCGGGCGTCATCACGTTTTCGTCTGGTAACCACGCGCAGGCGATTGCGCTGTCGGCAAAGTTGCTCGGCATGCGTGCCGTCATCGTCATGCCGAAGGACGCACCGGTCGTGAAGGTGGAAGCCACGCGCGGCTACGGCGGCGAGGTGGTGTTCTTCGACCGCTACACCGAAGACCGCGAAGCCATCGGCCGCAAGCTGGCCGAAGAGCAGAGTCTCACGCTGATTCCGCCGTACGACCATCCGCACGTGATGGCCGGGCAGGGCACGGCGGCCAAGGAACTGATCGAAGAGGTTGGCCCGCTGGATGTGCTGCTGGCCCCGTTGGGCGGCGGCGGGTTGCTCTCCGGTTGCGCCACGGCAGCGCGCGCGCTGAACCCCGCGTGCAAGATTTTTGGCGTGGAGCCCGAGGCCGGCAACGACGGCCAGCAGAGCTTTCGCAAAGGCGAAATCGTCCATATCGGCACCCCCAAGACGCTGGCTGACGGTGCGCAGACGCAGCATCTGGGCAACTACACGTTTGCCGTGATTCGCGAACTGGTCGACGACATCATCACCGTGAGCGATGCCGAACTCGTCAGCGCCATGCAGTTCTTCGCCTCGCGCATGAAGGCAGTGGTCGAGCCCACCGGCTGCCTGGCCGCCGCTGCGGCGCTGAACGGCAAGGTCGATGTGCGCGGCAAGCGCGTCGGCGTGATTCTCTCGGGCGGCAATGTCGATTTGCAGCTCTTCGCCAAGCTGGTGCTGGGGGCGGCATGA
- a CDS encoding helix-turn-helix transcriptional regulator, which translates to MKPIEENRLLLREGRKIVEALGKTLAPLVEVVLHDLTDPDHSVVAIANNLSGRQVGDAVTELGLARLADPGFPEVIENYANRFPDGRPAKSTSIGLKNSRGDYVAAICLNMDVSMLGAMTASLTRLMRIDVAAPPVPESLGSRRVEDVRIALEQFAAARNTTPMAMTLDQRREAMRELAASGLLNLRRALTEVAQALGVARSTVYTYLPEDLA; encoded by the coding sequence ATGAAACCCATCGAAGAAAACCGCCTTCTGCTGCGCGAAGGCCGCAAGATCGTCGAGGCGCTGGGCAAGACGCTGGCGCCGCTGGTGGAAGTCGTCCTGCACGACCTGACCGATCCCGATCATTCCGTCGTCGCCATCGCCAACAATCTGTCCGGCCGCCAGGTGGGCGACGCCGTGACGGAGCTGGGCCTGGCGCGCCTGGCTGACCCGGGCTTCCCGGAAGTCATCGAAAACTACGCCAACCGGTTTCCCGACGGGCGCCCGGCCAAGAGCACCTCGATCGGCCTGAAGAACAGCCGCGGCGATTACGTGGCGGCCATCTGCCTGAACATGGATGTATCGATGCTCGGCGCCATGACGGCGAGCCTCACGAGGTTGATGCGCATCGATGTTGCCGCGCCGCCGGTGCCCGAGTCGCTGGGCTCCCGCCGCGTGGAAGACGTGCGCATTGCACTCGAACAGTTTGCCGCCGCCCGCAACACCACGCCCATGGCCATGACGCTCGACCAGCGCCGCGAAGCCATGCGCGAACTCGCCGCCAGCGGCCTGCTGAACTTGCGCCGCGCACTGACCGAAGTCGCTCAGGCACTCGGCGTGGCGCGCTCCACCGTCTACACCTACCTTCCCGAGGACCTTGCATGA
- a CDS encoding efflux RND transporter permease subunit: MSPGRFNLSALAVRERAVTLFLICLISLAGLISFFKLGRAEDPAFTVKVMNIVTVWPGATAQEMQDQVAEKIEKRMQELRWYDRTETYTRPGLAFTTLTLLDSTPPSEVQEEFYQARKKVGDEVGNLPSGVIGPIVNDEYSDVTFALFALKAQGEPKRALVRDAETLRQRLLHVPGVKKVNIIGEQSERIYVEFSHDRLATLGVSPQDVFAALNSQNALTAAGSVETKGPQVFIRLDGAFDELQKIRDTPVVSQGRTLKLSDIATVKRGYEDPATFMVRNGGQPALLLGVVMRDGWNGLDLGKALDKEVGAINADMPLGMSLTKVTDQAVNIAGAVDEFMLKFFAALLVVMLVSFISMGWRAGLVVAAAVPLTLAVVFVVMAATGKNFDRITLGSLILALGLLVDDAIIAIEMMVVKMEEGYSRVAASAYAWSHTAAPMLSGTLVTAVGFMPNGFARSTAGEYTSNMFWIVGIALIASWVVAVVFTPYLGVKMLPDFKKVEGGHDAIYDTPRYNRFRVLLGRVIARKWLVAGAVVGLFAFAIAGMAVVKKQFFPISDRPEVLVEVQMPYGTSINQTDAATAKIEAWLAKQKEAKIVTAYIGQGAPRFYLAMGPELPDPSFAKIVIRTDSQEERDALKQRLRQAVADGLAPEARVRVTQLVFGPYSPFPVAYRVTGPDAETLRRIAADVRQVMDASPMMRTVNTDWGMRVPTLHFTLQQDRLQAVGLTSSAVAQQLQFLLNGVPVTAVREDIRTVQVTARSAGNVRLDPAKIGDFTLAGASGQRIPLSQIGKIEVRMEEPIMRRRDRMPTITVRGDIADGLQPPDVSIAISKQLAPIIEKLPSGYRIEQAGSIEESGKATKAMLPLFPIMLAVTLLILIFQVRSIPAMVMVFLTSPLGLIGVVPTLILFGQPFGINALVGLIALSGILMRNTLILIGQIQHNKDEGLDPFRAVVEATVQRARPVILTALAAVLAFIPLTHSVFWGALAYTLIGGTLAGTILTLVFLPAMYSIWFRIRPGNAAETQPTSHEAAQPPGQLVPE, translated from the coding sequence GTGAGCCCGGGCCGCTTCAACCTATCGGCGCTTGCCGTTCGCGAGCGTGCCGTCACGCTGTTCCTCATCTGCCTGATCTCGCTGGCGGGGCTGATTTCCTTCTTCAAGCTGGGCCGTGCGGAAGACCCGGCGTTTACGGTCAAGGTGATGAACATCGTCACCGTGTGGCCGGGCGCCACCGCGCAGGAAATGCAGGACCAGGTGGCAGAGAAGATCGAAAAGCGCATGCAGGAGCTGCGCTGGTACGACCGCACCGAAACGTACACGCGCCCCGGTTTGGCGTTCACCACGCTGACTTTGCTCGACAGCACGCCGCCGTCGGAAGTGCAGGAAGAGTTTTATCAAGCGCGCAAGAAGGTCGGCGACGAGGTGGGCAACCTGCCGTCGGGCGTGATCGGACCGATCGTCAATGACGAATATTCGGACGTGACCTTTGCATTGTTTGCACTCAAGGCACAAGGCGAGCCGAAACGTGCGCTCGTGCGCGATGCGGAGACTCTGCGCCAGCGCCTGCTGCATGTGCCCGGCGTGAAGAAGGTGAACATCATCGGCGAACAGTCCGAGCGCATCTACGTCGAGTTCTCACATGACCGGCTGGCGACGCTCGGCGTGAGCCCGCAAGACGTGTTTGCCGCGCTCAACAGCCAGAATGCGCTGACGGCCGCCGGCTCGGTCGAAACGAAAGGGCCACAGGTGTTCATCCGCCTGGATGGCGCATTCGATGAACTACAGAAGATTCGCGATACGCCGGTGGTCTCGCAGGGCCGCACGTTAAAGCTCTCCGACATCGCCACCGTCAAGCGCGGTTATGAAGACCCCGCCACATTCATGGTGCGCAATGGCGGGCAGCCCGCGTTGCTGTTGGGCGTCGTCATGCGCGATGGATGGAACGGGCTCGATCTGGGCAAGGCACTCGACAAGGAAGTCGGCGCCATCAATGCGGACATGCCGCTCGGCATGAGTCTGACCAAGGTGACGGACCAAGCCGTCAACATCGCCGGTGCAGTCGACGAGTTCATGCTCAAGTTCTTTGCTGCGCTTCTGGTGGTGATGCTGGTGAGCTTTATCAGCATGGGCTGGCGCGCAGGCCTTGTGGTGGCCGCAGCCGTGCCACTGACGCTGGCCGTGGTGTTTGTGGTGATGGCCGCTACAGGCAAGAACTTCGATCGCATCACGTTGGGGTCGTTGATTCTGGCATTGGGCCTGTTGGTGGACGACGCGATCATCGCCATCGAAATGATGGTGGTGAAAATGGAAGAGGGCTACAGCCGCGTGGCTGCTTCGGCCTATGCGTGGAGCCACACCGCCGCGCCCATGCTGTCGGGCACGCTGGTCACGGCCGTCGGCTTCATGCCCAACGGCTTTGCGCGATCCACGGCGGGTGAATACACCAGCAACATGTTCTGGATTGTCGGCATTGCGCTGATTGCATCCTGGGTGGTTGCAGTGGTGTTCACGCCGTACCTGGGCGTGAAGATGCTGCCCGATTTCAAGAAGGTCGAAGGCGGCCACGATGCGATTTACGACACCCCGCGCTACAACCGCTTCCGTGTGCTGCTCGGGCGCGTGATTGCGCGCAAATGGCTAGTCGCGGGCGCGGTGGTGGGCCTCTTCGCCTTCGCCATAGCGGGCATGGCGGTGGTTAAGAAGCAATTCTTCCCGATCTCGGATCGCCCGGAAGTGCTGGTCGAGGTGCAGATGCCTTATGGCACGTCGATCAACCAGACCGACGCGGCGACCGCAAAGATCGAAGCCTGGCTCGCCAAGCAGAAGGAAGCCAAGATCGTGACGGCTTATATCGGCCAGGGCGCGCCACGCTTCTATCTGGCAATGGGGCCAGAGTTGCCCGACCCGTCGTTCGCCAAGATCGTGATCCGCACCGATAGCCAGGAAGAGCGTGATGCGCTGAAGCAGCGTCTGCGTCAGGCCGTTGCGGATGGCCTCGCCCCCGAGGCGCGCGTGCGTGTTACGCAGCTCGTGTTCGGCCCGTATTCACCGTTCCCGGTGGCTTACCGCGTGACCGGCCCGGATGCGGAGACATTGCGCCGCATCGCCGCCGACGTGCGGCAGGTCATGGACGCCAGCCCGATGATGCGCACGGTCAACACGGACTGGGGCATGCGTGTACCGACGCTGCACTTCACCTTGCAGCAAGACCGTCTCCAGGCGGTGGGCTTGACTTCCAGCGCCGTTGCGCAGCAACTGCAATTCCTGCTCAACGGCGTTCCGGTGACGGCGGTGCGCGAGGACATCCGCACCGTGCAGGTGACCGCGCGCTCGGCCGGCAACGTGCGGCTCGACCCGGCCAAGATCGGAGACTTCACACTGGCCGGTGCCAGCGGGCAGCGCATCCCCCTCTCGCAAATCGGCAAGATCGAGGTGCGCATGGAAGAGCCCATCATGCGCCGGCGCGACCGCATGCCGACCATCACGGTGCGCGGCGATATTGCCGACGGTCTGCAACCGCCCGACGTGTCGATCGCCATCAGCAAGCAGCTTGCCCCGATCATCGAGAAACTGCCGAGCGGATACCGCATTGAGCAGGCGGGCTCCATCGAAGAGTCGGGCAAGGCGACGAAGGCCATGCTGCCGCTGTTCCCGATCATGCTGGCGGTGACCTTGCTGATCCTCATCTTCCAGGTGCGCTCCATTCCAGCGATGGTCATGGTGTTCCTGACCAGCCCGCTGGGGTTGATTGGTGTGGTCCCGACCCTGATCCTGTTTGGGCAGCCGTTCGGCATCAACGCGTTGGTTGGCCTGATTGCGTTGTCGGGCATCTTGATGCGCAACACGCTCATCCTCATCGGGCAGATCCAGCACAACAAGGACGAGGGATTGGACCCGTTCCGGGCCGTTGTGGAAGCGACGGTCCAACGTGCCCGCCCGGTGATTCTCACGGCGCTGGCCGCCGTCCTGGCCTTCATCCCGCTCACGCATTCGGTGTTCTGGGGCGCGCTGGCGTACACGCTGATCGGCGGAACGCTCGCGGGCACGATCCTGACTCTGGTGTTCCTGCCGGCGATGTACTCGATCTGGTTCAGGATCCGGCCTGGCAACGCGGCCGAGACGCAGCCCACATCGCACGAAGCGGCGCAGCCCCCAGGCCAGCTGGTGCCCGAATAA